From the Lactuca sativa cultivar Salinas chromosome 9, Lsat_Salinas_v11, whole genome shotgun sequence genome, the window AAATCCATCCTTTACGTCGAATTCGTTAAGAAATGGAAACAAACATATAACGCTTAACGGGGGCAAAAGTCcttttgaaaaagttaaaaaacacaagttttcctgacttttccagAAAATTCATTTTTACTTATATCCAAATCCATAAATCACTTTTAAAATGAATTTGCTAATCATCTTTTCCTTTCTATCTTTTCCTAAAAATCAGACACCCCCAAATATATTTATAATGTGTATTTGTTACATAAAAAAGCCATTCGCATAATAAGCACCGGTTCACAATTTTAAACTAGCAGAACAAACTTCCGATCAAAACATTACTGAAACTTATTTCAAAGACGCAACTTACAGGTAAAAACACATTAGAAAAATGTCCAAATTTTTAAAAAGTGAAGGATTCATTTCATATTTGCGACTATAAAACAAGACGTTTTGTAAGCATTTAACCTGAACTAGTTCCATACATAATACAAAAACATCCTAAACCCTAACTACATTCTTCTATGCCTTTTTCGGGGATTTGGCAGCTTTTTTGGGAGATTTGGGTGTCTTCTCAGCATCGACAGCTGCAGATTTCTTGGGCAACAAAACTGGATTGATGTTTGGTAGAACACCTCCACTCGCAATCGTCACACCAGCAAGCAATTTACCCAATTCTTCATCGTTCCTCACAGCCAATAGCACATGTCTAGGGTTAATTCTCGTCTTCTTGTTATCTCTTGCTGCATTTCCAGCCAACTCCAAAACCTAGATTTCAATTTTGCAAAACAAATCAATCGCTAATTTCAACAACTAGGAAAAAACTGTATACAACAAAATCAAATCtttaaaacatgaaaaagaaagaACTTTGATACTAACCTCAGCAGCGAGGTACTCAAGAACAGCAGCAAGATAGATGGGTGCACCAGATCCAGTTCGTTTAGCGTATCTGCCTCTTTTCAAAAACCTGGAGATTCTACCGACGGGAAACTGAAGCCCGGCCTTAACCGACTTTGTCACCGACTTCTTCCTCTCTCCGGCACCTTTCCTTCCTCCGGCACCCTTTGTTGTCTTCCCGGACTCCATTGATTGTAATTTAAATTTGTAAGAGAGAAATGATTAGTTTGAGCTGATTGTGAATCTGAAAATGCGATGAAAATTTTAGATGGGGGAGGGGGGTATATATAATTCACGGCTTGTTTTGTTTGGTTGAATTTAAGGAGGGAAGATCTGAAATCATCCGACGGTTAGCATGTTAACAGGCTGGCAATCCTAAATGTTAAAGGAGGCTTGATGATGCGAGCGGACATTTATGGATTTTATCGAACGGTCTTAGACGTGACATGCTGGCAATCCGCGATTATGATGGTTCGATTGTTTCACGTGTAAACTTTTATATTAAAATCATCGATCATTCATAAATACAACGCCTATGATGTTTCATTAATTATAGACTAgattacagaaatggtccctgtATTTGGTAAGCTTTACAGTTTtagttctaattttttttataaccgATTCTTATTTCAGGTTTTGATTACCTATTTAGTCCTTGTTCCTTTTATTATTACCTAATTAATGGTCAATCACCCTATACCACCACTGCCACGTAATTGATTGTCTAAGACATGTCGACAATATTTTTATGTGACCTAATTTGCTCGGGATCTCATTATTTAGATGATTTCGAGACACGTTAAACATGGTTAGATTGAATAAACTCTTAACTCCTTTCGGATACGACCACCATCATCAATGTATACCGACATCACAACCAACACCATTGTATACTATCATCACAACCAACACCATTGGTTCCATCATCAACAATTTCATAATTAGTAAAAAGATAAACTAGGATGTTGCATCTCAAACTAAAACCAAATTTATAAACCAAGATGTTTATTTACCATTATGGATGGCGTTCTCACGATTTCTCTGCATATCAAGCAACTAAAATAGAAAATGTGGAAGGAAGAACCATAACAATCACTAAGTCTTGTTACACAACCAAATCAAACCAAAAATAAGAAGACTAATAATAACAAAACAAACACAAATAAAAGGATAAATCTCAACCATCATTTTCttcgggtacactgggtgtgcgctggtcagctTCACTCTTGTAGAGATTTCAGcgatgacctgggagaggttcaccaccatgttcagagacgagtatgttcccccgatggagagagaacggttggttcaggagttattgaccctcaagcagggtaatgattcggttaTTATGGTtacccggaagtttcatgagagggcgatgttctgccctgagcaggtgtctactgagcatGCATGGATGAGTCGGTATTTGGGCATTCTGAGGaaggacattcgggagttcgtgtcgaactcgacgtaccggacatttgctaagctccaggaaaatgcctagaagagggagattgagctggagactcaggtcagggaggaggccgagtctcagaggatggattggcggccggctcagtctcagccagtagccaagcggaccaagtccgctgattcgaggactggaggccaaaagggccgcacttgcggaaagtgtggcaagggtcatgagggggcatgtcgatcgggtgcttgttacaaatgtggcaaggaggggaatatcgccaaggattgccccaagggatttatggtttgctttcattgcaaccagactggccatcggaaggccgagtgtccacagttgcatcAGGGGTCAGCTCAGGGATTtgcacctgctgctagggttactgAGGTTCGACCgatgaaggccgaggctccgaaggctcgtgggagagatttccaattgactgcggaggaggtctacgcggcgcccgatgttgtcgctggtatgtattatgtatttatatttatgttgagatattgtgcttatatgatgttatgcataggtacttttcttgtgagttatgtacctgctttggtgttatttgactcgggtgcgagtcggtcatttgtttctttggcatttagtcagcacattagtattcgTCGAGAGGCATTGattcgacctctacgagtttccatcGATGACGAGCGAGtagtgtatgctacggatgtgattcgaggatgtattcttgagatcttcggggtggagttcccgatagatctggttccgattgcgatgggggacgtgtgtgttatagtgggcatggattggttgagccgattcagagctgttatagattgcgagcgtcagctggtgacgatatgagaccctagtgggggagtacttacggtgtatggcgagggaacccgatgtgggtcagcattttgctcagctgccagggcgaggcagagtttgtaGCAAGGCTGCAGgggattcgtagcctatgtgatggacacgcgaTTGGCCGTTGGGAGGCCAGGTTCGATtaatgaggttccgatagtgtgcgagttcccggatgtttttcccgaggaattgtcgggtgtgcctcccgagaggcaagtggagtttcgtatcgatttgattcCGGGAGCAGCACCTGTCGCCAAGGCggcttatcgccttgcgccgccagagatgcaggagttatcctcgtagctttcaggagctgctggggaaggggtttattctacaaagtagctcgccttggggagcaccgattctttttgtcaagaaaaaggatggttcacaccgaatgtgcattgattaccgggagttgaaaaagttgacggtcaagaaccattatccgttgccgaggatcgatgatttgttcgatcagttgcggggggcgtcttggttctccaagatagacttgaggtcgggttatcatcagatgagggtttgggatgaagatatccagaagacagcatttagaactcgttatgggcattacgagttcgtggtgatgccttttgggcacaccaatgcaccagctgcgttcatggatctcatgaacaacgtgtgtagaccgatgttggatcggtcggtgatcgtattcattgatgatattttggtgtattcgaggtctagagaacaacatgaggagcatttgagggagatccttggagttctgagatcggagaggctttatgccaaattctccaagtgtgagttctggttacgagaggtccagttcttgggacatctcgtcaaccagaatggtatattggtcgatccggccaagattgaggcggtcatgaggtgggaggtgtcgagatcgcccaccgagatcaggagcttcttaggattggtcggctattatcagagatttattaaggatttctccaaaatcgccgtgccactcaccaagttgactcagaagggtgtcgctttctcctggggtccggagcagcagacctcatttgagacacttcgccagaagttgTGCAAAGCTCCGGTGCTAGCACTCCCGGAAGGgctggaggattttgtggtgtactatgatgcatcgatatccgggttGGGAGCAGTTATTATGCAGAGGGGgtatgtgatagcctatgcatcgaggcagctgaagcatcatgagtcgaggtatcccacccatgacctggagttgggggccatggtgttcgccctcaagatctggcgtcactatctgtatggggtttggtgtaccatatacacggaccacaagagtctgaagtacttgatggatcagcccaacctgaatatgcgccagaggagatggttggatgtggtaaaggattatgattgtgagatcctgtaccattcAGGCAAGGCTAATtttgtagccgatgccttgagttgtAGGGCGGAGTGCACCCCGATGCTAGGCGTTTGTATGAGATTAACGGTGATGAatccggtgttggataccatttgAGGGGCCCAagctgaggccgtgagaccggagaaccgcaaaaaggagcgggtgatcgggcaggtattggagtttgttaccgatagtcgaggacttatgacattttagggtcggatatgggtaccgtttgtgggagggacgcataccattttgatggaagatgctcatcgatcgaggttctcgatccatcccagggccactaagatgtatttggacctgaagaggtagtattggtggccttgtatgaagagggatatcgcatagtttgtagagagatgtctgacctgtcgcagggttaaggacGAGCACCAAcatccacatggtaagttgcatcTGTTAGAGATTCTCGAGTGGAAATAggaacatattaccatggatttcatcaccaaattgtcgaggactgtgataggtgtcgatgcaatttgggtgattgtggacaggttgacgaagagcgctcatttccttgctatcagtgagagctcttccgcggagaggttGGTAGAGATATACGTGatggaggtggtatcgcggcatggggtgccaatctcgattgtctcagatcgagatgtgcgtttcacttccaaattctggaagaaatttcatgaggaattgggtacgaggctgcattttagtaccgcataccacccacagactgatgggcagagtgagcggacgattcggacgctcgaggacatgctcagagaatgtgtgttggatttcggcgggagttagGACACGtactttcccttggcagagttttcctacaacaacagccatcattcgagcattggtattccagcctttgagctgttgtatgggaggaggtgtcggaccctcatttgatggggagaggtagggcagcgtatgatgggtagtacagagatcgtgcttcagatgacagagcaaatacaacaggtcagacagaggctgttgaccgctcagagtcgccagaagagttatgcggacaggcgccagtccgagctcgaatttcaggtcggcgacttcgtgctcctgaaggtctctccttggaaaggagtgatccgattcaggaagaggggcaacctggggccccgatatattggtcctttcagggtgatcacgagggtaggaagggtagcctaccggatggagctacctgcggagttgggtcagattcatgacaccttccacgtgtcgcaactgAGAaaatgtatagccgacgagtcgacagtggtgccattagaggatattcaggtggatgcgagcctgaactatgttgagagacaggtggcgatcagggatcggaagatcaaggttctgaggaacaaggaggtgcctctagtgtaggtccagtggcagcat encodes:
- the LOC111884542 gene encoding histone H2A.1 encodes the protein MESGKTTKGAGGRKGAGERKKSVTKSVKAGLQFPVGRISRFLKRGRYAKRTGSGAPIYLAAVLEYLAAEVLELAGNAARDNKKTRINPRHVLLAVRNDEELGKLLAGVTIASGGVLPNINPVLLPKKSAAVDAEKTPKSPKKAAKSPKKA